The genomic DNA CGACCGCCCTCGCGGAGCGGATCGTCGAGATCTTCGGCGCGGGGGCGCGGGCCTTCCCCGTGTTCAACGGCACCGGCGCCAACGTGGTCGCGCTGTCCGCGGTCTCCGAACGCTGGTCCGCGGTGGTGTGCGCCGACAGCGGCCACATCCACGTCGATGAGGGCGGCGCACCGGAGAAGCTCGCCGGGCTCAAGCTGTTCGTGGTTCCCACCGTCGAGGGCAAGCTGACGCCGGAGGCGATCACCGCCGCCGTGCCCGACCGCGCCGGCGACGTGCACTGGGCGCAGCCGCGGGTGCTGTCGGTGGCGCAGTCCACCGAGCTCGGCACCGTCTACACCCCCGAGGAGCTCCGGGGACTCGCCGAGTACGCGCACGAGCGCGGCTGGCTGTTCCACATCGACGGCTCGCGCCTGGCCAACGCCGCAGCGAGCCTCGGCACCACGCTGCGGGCGATCACCACCGACGTGGGAGCCGACGTGGTGAGCGTGGGCGGCACCAAGAGCGGCCTCCTCGGCGCGGAACTCGTGGTGGTCCTCGACGCGGCCTCCGCGCCCGGGATCGAGTACGTGCGCAAGCTGTCCATGCAGCTGGCCTCCAAGCAGCGCTTCCTGGCCGCCCAGTTCCTCGCCCTGTTCTCCGGCGACCGCCACCTGCGCGTCGCCGCCCACGCGAACGCGATGGCACGGCTGCTCGCCGAGCTGACCGCCGCGATCGACGGGGTCACGATCACCCAGCCGGTGCAGTCCAACGCGGTGTTCGCCGAGTTGCCCCGTGCCGCCTCCGAGGCGCTGATGGATCGCGTGCCGTTCTACTTCTGGGACGAGATCCGGGGCGAGGTCCGGTGGATGTGCTCCTGGGACACCACCGAGGACGACGTCCGCGCGTTCGCCGCGCTGATCGCCGCCGAACTCAGCCGATCCGCGGGAACTTGATGTAGGCCAGACCCATGAGGTCGATCGACAGGTAGCCGAGGACCGCCGCCGCGACGCCGCCGCCGACGACCAGGGCCGCGCGCCACCCGTCGCGGCGCGGCGCCTCCGTGAGCCACCACCCGATCCCGAGGAACGTGACGATCGGTCCCAGCAGCGCGACGGGCAGGGCGGCGAAGCCGGTGTCGCCCACGATGCGCACCATGCGCGCCACCGCGCCGAGGACCGCGGAGACGGTGATCGTCACGCACAACATCCGCGTCCAGCGGGGCCCGCGTGCGAGCAAGCGGTAGCCGAGCACCGAGCCGACCGCCCCGGCGAGGGCCACGAGCAGGGTCATCTCCGCGCCCGCCGCACGACCGCCCGGCCCGCCGCGATGCCCAGCCCCGCGACGACGGGGGCCGCGACGAGGAACCGCACGCCCGCCGAGGGGGGCATACCGAGCAGCGAGACCAGGCCGTAGACGCCGACCGAGGCGAATCCCGACAGCACCCCGAAGACCAGGAAGGCGAACCAACGGTCGCCGAGGCGGTCGCGGAGCGCGAACAGCGCGCCGGCGAGGAGCGACAGGACGGCGAGGCCGCCGATCCGGACGTCGAACTCCAAGGCTCGCCAGGCGGGGGCGGACGAGAGCCGGTTCGCGGCGACGGCGGCCAGCGCGCCCCCGGCGGCGACACACGCCAGTGTGCGGCGGTCGGTGGGCAGCCGCACACCGCCGGTCACCGTCGGGTCGGGGGACGTCTCCTGCACGCCGTCGACGATACGGCCCGTCAGTACGCGCCGTCGGAGGTGAGTACGGTGCGCACCGTCCGGGCGATGATGCCGACGTCCGCGCCCAGGGACCAGTTCTCGACGTAGCCCACATCGAGCCGGATCGATTCGTCCCAGCTGAGGTTCGACCGGCCGCTGACCTGCCACGCACCGGTCACCCCCGGTTTGACGAGCATCCGGCGGAGCATGACCGGCGGATACTGCTCGACCTCGTGCGCCAGTGCCGGGCGCGGCCCGACGACGGACATCGACCCACCGAGGACGTTGAAGAACTGGGGGAGCTCGTCGAGGCTGTACCGGCGGATGAAGCGCCCGACGCGGGTGACCCGCGGATCGTTCTTCACCTTGAACAGCGGCCCCGCGCCCATGTTCGCGTCGGCGAGGACGGCCCGCCGGGTATCGGCATCGACGTACATGCTGCGGAACTTGATCATGTCGAAGGCCTCGCCGCCGGCCCCGACCCGCTGGGCGCGGTAGAGGACGGGGCCACGGCTGTCGATCTTGACGGCGACGGCGATCGCGAGCATCACGGGCGCCGCGACGAGCAGGCCGGCGCCGGCCACCACCAGGTCGAGGGCCCGCTTGCCCGGGCCGTGCGAGCGCGCGGGACGCGGCGCGGCGACGTGGGTCATCGGGGTCCGGCCGACGGAGCCCGTGACCATGCGCGAACCCGCCACGTCGGGCAGGCCCGGGGCGACGACGAGCTCGACGCCCTCCGCCGCGAGCTGCCACATCAGCTCGCGCAGATCGTCGGGCCCGAGCGAATCCGTGGCGGTGAGGACCACGAGTCCGGAGCCGGTCTCCCGCACCGCGTCGAGCACCGTGCGATCCGTGCCCACCACGGGGATCCGGACGCCGGCGATCTCGAGCGCGTCGACGACGACGGCGTCGTTCGCGGGAAGGCACACGCCCACCACCCGCGCCCCCGCGGTATCGGCCCGGAGCAGGCTCCGCGCGGAGGCCGTGGCCGAGGCGAAGCCGCCGACCACGAGGGTGGGGACGGCCGCGGCGGCGGCCGCACTGCGCCGGAACCGCAGCCGGACCAGAAGCGCACCCAGGACGCCGACGGGCGCGGACGCGACGAACAGCGCGTGCGGCAACAGCTGCGGGAAGAGGAGTTCGAGGACGACCAGCGGGCCGTACACGAGCTGCGCCGTGACCAGCACCTGACGCAGCTCGGGGGTGCCCAGCCGCAGCAGCGGCACGGCCATCGGCCGGGACCGCCACAGGCGGAGGAACCAGAACAGGTTCGCGCCGATCACGAGGGCCGCGAGTTCGGGAACGCTCTCCCCCTCGGCGTAGCCGACGACCAGACCGGCGGCGGAGGCGGCGACGGCGACGCCCGCGTCCGCGACGGTCACCCGGCGCGCGATGCGGGAGCGGTGGGCCTCCGCGACCGCACGCGCCGGGGGCACGTCCGGGATCGCGGTCGTGGGCGACGCGGGGGCTGCTTCCGCGGCGTCCGTGCGCGCGGCGCCGGACGGGAGCACGCCGACGGGAAGGGGCTCCGCCGGGGCGGCAGACGACGCTGCCCAGGTGTCGATCGACAAATCCCGCTCCTCACATCCGCCCGCCGTGTGCGGGGTCCCGCAACGGTCCTGCTCGCAGAGCCAGAATCAACAATCTACATATTGCAGTTGCGAATACCGAGTCATCGTGAGCTTTGTCTCACACCCTTCGTGATCCATCGCACACCGCCGTGGCAGTGCCCGAGACCACCCCCGGGAGCGGTGCGTTCCGCCGACCGACGATGGTCATCTGTACTGCTCACCGCCGGAGTCGTCGCACGTCGCCCCCGATCCGGCCGCCTCCGGTCCGTGACACCGCCACGGCCGCGAGTCGACGGATGCGAGTGACCGCCGGTTGTCACCGTAGACGTTCAGCATTGCAATCGCAAGTTGATTGTCCATTTGCAACCAGAAAAGATGTGAGGTCTATGCTCAACCATCGAAGCGTCCGCTGAGAGTTACGGAAACCATCATGAAATGCCGTTTGTGCGGTTCGTCGCGGCTGCGGAGCGTGGTCGACCTCGGTGCCACGCCGCCCTGTGAGATGTTCCTCACGGCGGAGGAGCTGGATCGGCCCGAGCCGACCTACCCACTGCACCTGCGGATCTGCGAGGAGTGCCTCCTCCTGCAGATCCCCGCGCTGATCCTCCCGGAGGAGACCTTCTCCGAGTACGCCTACTTCTCGTCGTTCTCGGCCAGCTGGGTCGACCACGCGCGCCGATTCGTCGACGAGTCGATCCGCCGCCTCGACCTCGGGGGCGACAGCCTCATCGTCGAGGTCGCGAGCAACGACGGATACCTGTTGCAGCACGCCGTCGCCGCAGGCGTCCCCTGCCTCGGTATCGAACCCTCGGTCAACGTCGGGCAGGCGGCCCGCGACCGCGGCGTCCCGACGGTGACGGCCTTCCTCGGCCCGGAGACCGCCGCCGAGGTGCGGGCGGAGCACGGGCCCGCGGACCTCGTCGTCGCCAACAACGTCTACGCCCACATCCCGGACCTGCTCGGCTTCACGCAGGGCCTCCGCGGCCTGCTCGCCGACGACGGCTGGCTCAGCATCGAGGTGCACCACGCGCTCGCCCTGGTGGCCGAGGGGCAGTTCGACACGATCTACCACGAGCACTTCCAGTACTACACGGTGCTCAGCGCCCAGCGGGCGCTCGCGACCGCCGGCCTCACCGTGGTCGACGTCGAGACCATCCCGACGCACGGCGGCTCCATCCGCGTGTGGGCCCGGCCCGACGGGGTCGCGCAGGCACCGTCGGACCGGGTGCGCGAGGTGTTGCGGATCGAGGAGGAGGCCGGGCTGCACGCACTCTCCGGCTACACCGGCATGCAGTCGCTGGCCGACCGGGCCCGGCAGGACCTGCTCCGCTTCCTGCTCGAGTGCCGCGCCGCCGGTAAGCGCGTGGCCGGCTACGGCGCCCCGGGCAAGGGCAACACCCTGCTCAACTACTGCGGCATCCGCCCGGACCTGCTCGAGTACACCGTGGACCGCAACCCGTACAAGCACGGCCGGTTCACGCCCGGTACGCGCATTCCGATCCACGCGCCCGAACGCCTCGACGCCGACCGCCCCGACGTGGTCGTCGTGCTGCCCTGGAACCTCGAGACCGAGATCACCGAGCAGCTGCGCCCCCTGATCGAGCAGGGCACCGAGGTGGTCTACCCGATGCCCCAGTTGCACACCGCGCGGCCGGTCGCCGCCACCACGGAGGTCTGAGCGATGAAGGTTGTCCTGTTCTGCGGCGGCTACGGCATGCGCATGCGCAACACCGCCGACGACATGGTGCCCAAGCCCATGCAGCTCGTGGGCCCGCGCCCGCTGATCTGGCACGTGATGCGGTACTACGCCCACTTCGGCCACACCGACTTCATCCTGTGCCTGGGCTACGGTGCCCAGCACATCAAGAACTACTTCCTCAACTACCGCGAGACCGAGTCGAACGACTTCGTCATCCGGGGCGGTGAGGTGGAGCTGCTCGGCGCCGACATGCGCGACTGGTCCATCACCTTCGTCGACACGGGACTGGAGTCCGCGATCGGCGAGCGCCTCCGGCGCGTGCGCCCCTACCTCGGCGACGACGAGTACTTCCTCGCGAACTACGCCGATGTGCTCAGCGATGCCCCGATGAACACCATCATCGACCGTGTCCGGGAGACCGGCTCCGCCGCGTCGATGCTGCTGGTACCGCCGCAGTCCTCGTTCCACTGCGTGGACGTGGACGGCGACGACAAGGTCACCGGCATCACGCCCGTCTCCGAGTTCCCGATCTGGGAGAACGGCGGCTACTTCGTGCTCACCCAGCAGGTGTTCGACCACCTGCCGCCCGGCGGCGACCTGGTGGCCGACGCCTGCACCGCCCTGTCGAAGCAGGGGAAGCTGCTGGGCTACAAGCACAGTGGTTTCTGGAAGCCCGCCGACACGTTCAAGGAGCGGGCCGATCTCGACGCCGGCTACGCCCGCGGTGACCGTCCCTGGATGGTCTGGAAGGACCCGGTCGGATGATCGGGCTGTCCGCCGGCCGGATCTCGGAGATCGCGGTGCTCGGGGCGCATTGCGACGACATCGCGATCGGCATGGGCGGAACGCTGCTCCAGCTGGCGGAGGCCAACCCCGGGCTCCGGGTCCGGGCGTTCGTCGGCAGCGGCGCGGGCACGCCCCGTGAGGCCGAGGAGCGGGCGGCGCTCGCCGCCTTCGCGCCCGAGGCGGAGCTGCACATCACCGTCCTGGACCTGCCCGACGGCCGCGCACCCGCGCACTGGCAGCGCGAGAAGTCCCTCCTGGCGCAGTTCAAGCGGTCGGCGTCACCCGATATCGTGTTCGCTCCGCACCGCGGCGACGCGCATCAGGATCACCGCCAGCTCGCGGAACTGGTGCCGCAGGAGTTCCGGGACCACCTGATCCTCGGCTACGAGATCCTCAAGTGGGAGACCGACACCCCGCGGCCGACCGTCTTCAATCCGCTCTCGGCGTACGCCGCGATGGCGAAGACCCGGCTGCTGACGGAGCACTACCCCTCACAGGTGGACCACGACTGGTTCGACGACGAGTCCTTCCTCGGCCTGGCCCGGCTGCGCGGCATCCAGTGCCGCGCCACCTACGCCGAGGGTTTCATGCTGGAAAAAGCGATCGTAGATCTCGGAGGAAATCGATGAAGGTCCTGCTCACGGGGAGCCAGGGGTACCTGGGAACGGTCATGGCGCCCATCCTGCGCGCCGCGGGGCACGAGGTGACCGGCCTCGACTCCGGGCTCTTCGCCGACCGGGTGCTCGGGCCCGCGGTGACCGATCCGCCGACCATCACCACCGACCTGCGCGACGTCACGGTCGAGGAGCTGCAGGGCTTCGACGCGGTGATCCACCTCGCGGCCCTGTCCAACGACCCGCTGGGCTCGCTGGCGCCGGAGATCACGTACGACATCAACCACGCCGCGTCGAGCCGCCTCGCGCGGCTGGCGAAGGAGGCGGGCGTCGCCCGATTCCTGTACGCATCCACGTGTTCGGTGTACGGCGCGGCCGGCGACGGTCTCGTCGACGAGGAGGCCCCGCTCAACCCGATCACGCCCTACGCGATCAGCAAGGTGCGGGTCGAGGACGACGCCGCCGCCCTCGCGGACGCCGACTTCACGCCCGTCTTCCTGCGCAACGCCACCGCCTTCGGCTTCTCGCCGCGCCTGCGCGCCGACATCGTGCTGAACAACTTGATGGGTTACGCCGTGCTCACGGGCGAGGTGCTCGTGCTCTCCGACGGGACGCCGTGGCGCCCGCTCGTCCACGCGCAGGACATCGCCCACGCCTTCGCCGCGTGCCTCACCGCACCGAAGGAGACGATCTCGGGGCGCGCGTACAACATCGGCACCGAGCGCAACAACGTGACCGTCGCCGAGATCGCGCAGGCCGTGGTCGACGTGGTGCCGGGCGCTGCCGTCCGGATCACCGGCGAGGCCGGCAACGACCCCCGCTCGTACCGGGTCGACTTCTCCCGCGCCCGTGACGAACTCGGCTTCGAGGCGCGGTGGACGGTGGCGGACGGCGCGGCCGAGCTGCACCGGGCCTACACCGAGTACGGGCTCTCGGAGCGCGCCTTCCACGACGACTTCACGCGCCTCGCCGTGCTCAAGGACCTGCAGGCCCGGGGCACCATCGACGAGTCGATGCGCCGGCGATGAGCCGCTCAGCCCAGGCGGGACCGCAGGTCCGCCCAGGAGCCGGCGGCCCGGTCGCGCGCCGAGACGATCGTGGCGGCCAGCGGCCACTGCAGCGCCAGCTCCGGATCGGCGTGGTGCACCGCGAGATCCTCGGCGGGGTCGTGCGGGCGGTCGATCCGGTAGCAGACGTCCGCGACGTCGGTCAGCGCCTGGAAGCCGTGGAGGAAGCCCGGCGGCACGTACAGGGTGCGGAACGCCTCGTCGTCCAGCCGGAAGGCCTGGCTCCGGCCGAAGGTCGGCGAGTACGGGCGCGCGTCCACGAGCACGTCGTGCACGGCACCGTGGGCGCAGCGGACCAGCTTCGCCTCGCCGCGACCCGAGCGGCCGTGCATCCCCCGGAGCACGCCCCGCACCGAGCGGGACTGCGAGTCCTGCACGAATCGCGCTGCGGCGCCGGGCTCGCCGAGGTACTCGTCGAAGATCTCCGCATCGAAGGTCCGGGTGAACATGCCCCGGTCGTCGGCGTGCGGGGTGGGGACCAGCAGCAGGACGTCGGCCAGGTCGGTCTGCTCGATGCGCATGGGGACATGCTGCCATGAGACATGCGCGTGCGTGCCGCGGCTGCGGCTCCGTCAAGCTCACCCGGGTACTGGACCTGGGCCGGGTTCCCGCGGCGGACTTCTTCCCGCCGGCCGGGTCCCCGGTCGACCCGGGCGAGTCCAGTCATCCCCTCGCCATGGACCTGTGCGCGGCGTGCGGGCTCGCCCAGCTCGCCGACGACGACACCGTGGCGGACGAGCCCCGCGGCGTGGAGCCGCGGGCGTTGCGCGAACAGGCTGCGGACGCGGTGGCGCGCGTGGCCGAGGCGGGCCTCCTCCGCGGTACGACGGTGCGCGAGTTCGGCAGCCCGCACGGCGGTACCTGGCTGCCGCTCCTCGCCGACCGGGGCTTCCGGGAGGCGGCGGGGGCGGCCGACGTCGTGCTGGACAGCTTCGGGATCATGCATGAACCGGACCAACGCGCCGCCTTCGCGGCGCGCGCTGCTGCGGTCGCGCCCGGCGGGGTGCTGCTGCTGCAGTACCAGCCGCTCGGCGGCATCGTCGAACACCTGCAGTGGACGGCGTTGCGGCACGGTCACTTCGGCTACTACACGCTGACCGCGCTGCTGCGGCTGCTCGCCGCGGCCGGCCTGGAGCCCGTGCGTGCCTTCGAATTCGACCTGTACGGGGGCACCGTGCTGCTCGCGGTGCGGCACGCGGGCGCGGCCGACGTGGTGCCGGGACCGGGCACCGCCGACCCGACGGTCCGCCGGATCCTCGCGGCGGAGGCCGAGGCGGGCCTCGGCACCCCGGCGGGCGTGCGCACCCTCAGCGCGGCCCCCGCCGATCAGGCCCGCGCCCTCCGGGAGTGGGCGCAGCGGCACGCCGCCGCGGGACGCCCCGTCGCCGCCTACGGCGCCGCCTCCCGCGCCGTCGCCCTCTTCGCGCTCGCCGGCCTCGACACGGCGCTGGTCACGTGCGTGGCCGACGCGTCGCCGTCGAAACAGGGGCGCCGCATGCCCGGCACCGACATCCCGATCGTCGCGCCCGACCACCTCGGCACGCTCGACGGACCCGTCCTGCTGACCCTGCCCGACCTGCACGACGAGGTGCTCGAGGCGTGGCCGGCCCTCCGCGGAAGACTGGTGACCCAGCCATGACCGAACCCGATTTCACCCGCTCCCGGGCCCTGCAGGGCCGCCTGCACCACCTGGTGCCCGGCGGCGCCCACACCTACGCCCGCGGCGCCGACCAGTACCCCGAGTACATGCCGCCCGTCCTCACGCGCGGCCGGGGAGCGCGGGTCTGGGACGCCGACGGCAACGAGTACATCGAATACGGCATGGGCCTGCGCGCCGTGACCCTCGGCCACGCGTACCCGCCGGTCGTCGAGGCCGTACGGGCGTGCCTCGACGACGGCCTCAGCTTCAGCCGCCCCACGACCACCGAACTGGCCGCCGCCGAGGACTTCCTCGACCTCGTCCCCACCGCCGACATGGTGAAGTTCGGCAAGAACGGCTCCGACGCCACCACCGCGGCCCTGCGCCTCGCGCGCGCCGCCACGGGGCGCGACCTCGTGGCGGTGTGCGACCAGCCCTTCTTCTCCGTGGACGACTGGTTCATCGGCGCCACCGACATGGCCGCCGGGATCCCCTCGGCCACCCGCGAACTCACCGTGCGCTTCCACTACAACGACGCGGACTCCCTGCGCGCCCGGTTCACCGAGCATCCCGGCCGGATCGCGGCGGTCTTCCTCGAGGCCGCGACGGCGCTCGCCGAACCCGAGCCGGGATTCCTGGAGACGGTGCGGGCGCTCTGCGACGAGCACGGCGCCCTGCTCGTGATCGACGAGATGATCACCGGCTTCCGGTGGTCGCCGCACGGTGCGCAGTCCGTGTACGGCGTGACGCCCGACCTCTCGTGCTGGGGCAAGGCGATGGGCAACGGCTTCCCCATCTCGGCGCTGGCGGGCAAGCGCGAGTACATGGAGCTCGGCGGCCTGAACACCGACGCCGAACGCGTCTTCCTGCTCTCCACGACGCACGGCCCGGAATCGGTCTCGCTCACCGCGTTCCGCGCCGTCGCGCGGGCCTACCGCGAGGGCGACCCGGTGGCCGCGATGGAGCGGGCCGGACGCCGCCTCGCCGACGGCGTGAACGCCGCCGCCGAGTCCGCCGGCGTCGGCGACGCGGTCCGCGCGATCGGACGGCCCTCGTGCCTGGTCTTCACCACCCGCGACGCCGAGGGCGCGCCGTCCCAGCCGTACCGGACCCTGTTCCTGCAGGAGCTCCTCCGCCGCGGCGTGCTCGGCCAGTCCTTCGTCATCTCCGCCGCGCACACCGACGACGACGTCGACCGGACCGTCGACGCCGTGGCACGCGCCCTCGTCCCGTACCGGAAGGCGCTGGAGGCGGGCACCGTCGACGGACTGCTCGAGGGACGGCCCGTGGCGCCCGCCCTGCGCCGGACCGCCGCGCCCCGGCGCCTGCCCGGCGGGAGCCCCTCGTGACGACACCGACCCGGGTCCTGGTGGTGGGCCCCGCGCCACCCGGGCCCACGAGCCGCGGCGGCATGGCCACGGTGATCGGTCACATGGCGGCACAACCGGATCCGTCGATCCAGGTGCGCTTGCTGACCACCTACGTCGACGGGTCCCGTGCCGACAAGCTGCGCGCCGGGATCGCGGGAATGGTGCGCGGCACCCTCGCCGTGCTGCGCGGCGACGCGGACGTGCTGCACGTGCACCTCTCGCACGGCGGCAGCGTGGTGCGCAAGGCACCGATGCTGTGGGCGGCGCGGCTGCGCGGCGTCCCCGCCGTGGTGCACGGGCACAGCTACGACTTCGGCGGGTGGATGGCCCGGCTGCCCGCCCCCGCGCGAGTCCTGGTGCGGGCGGCGCTGCCGGCGAATCGCTGGCTGGTGCTGGGCAGGGAGCTCGCCACCGAGTACACCGCCGCCATGCACCTCGCGCCCGGCACGGTCGAGGTGCTCTACAACCCTGTTCCCGCGCGCCCGGCCCGAGCCGGCGCCCCTGCGCCCGACGGCGTGGTTCGCGCCGTCGCGCTCGGTCGGCTCGGCGTGCGCAAGGGCAGCTACGACCTCGTCGCGGCAGTGGCCGCGCTATCGCCCGCCGTGCGTGCGCGACTGCAGCTGACCCTGGCCGGCGACGGCGAAATCGACGACGTGCGCGCCGCTGTGGTGGCCGCCGGCGTCGGGGACGCGGTGACCGTCTATGGGTGGGTCGACCCGGCGGGCCGCGACGCGCTGTTCGCCGAATCTCAGGTGTTCGCGCTACCCAGCTACGACGAGGGGCTACCAATGGCGCTGCTGGAGGCCATGGCAGCCGGTCTGGCGCCGCTGACGACGCCCGTCGGCGCCATTCCCGACGCGATCACCGATGGCGAGGACGGCCTGCTCGTCCCGCCGGGAGACGTCCCCGCGCTCAGCACATCGCTCGCCCGATTGGTCGAGAATCCGGCACTGCGGACCGGTATCGCCGCCGGCGCACAGCGCCGCGCCCAGGACTTCGCGATCGAGCCCTGGTACAAGCGCCTCGCGGCACTGTGGATCGATCTCGCGAAACCAGCCCCTTAGCGTGAGTATGCTTCTGCAAATGTCCGTCCTACGTCGCTCCCCGGTTCTCACAGGAGTGGCGATCACCGCGGGCGCGATGCTCCTGTATCTCCTCACCCTTGCCCGGGAGTACCTCGGTGACGGCATCCAATTCGCGATGATCGCCGAGAACGGCTCCGCCGCCGACCTGTTGGTACCGAATCACCTCCTCTACCCGTTGATCCCGGCGATCTTCTACCGCGCCTGGCAGTTGTTCGGGTGGACCGGTGGCGCGTTGCTCCCGCTCCAAGTCGCGAGCGCGATCGGTGGCGCAGCGGCAGTGGGCCTGACGTACATCTTGGCACGGCGGATCACCGCATCGACCCCGCTCGCCGCGATCGTCGCGAGCGGTTTCGCTCTCTCCTTCGGCATTTGGCGTTACAGCATCAGCGC from Tsukamurella paurometabola includes the following:
- a CDS encoding threonine aldolase family protein: MTRLHDPDKRGFASDNYAGVLPEVLDAIAEANLGHQGAYGADDYTTALAERIVEIFGAGARAFPVFNGTGANVVALSAVSERWSAVVCADSGHIHVDEGGAPEKLAGLKLFVVPTVEGKLTPEAITAAVPDRAGDVHWAQPRVLSVAQSTELGTVYTPEELRGLAEYAHERGWLFHIDGSRLANAAASLGTTLRAITTDVGADVVSVGGTKSGLLGAELVVVLDAASAPGIEYVRKLSMQLASKQRFLAAQFLALFSGDRHLRVAAHANAMARLLAELTAAIDGVTITQPVQSNAVFAELPRAASEALMDRVPFYFWDEIRGEVRWMCSWDTTEDDVRAFAALIAAELSRSAGT
- a CDS encoding sugar transferase is translated as MSIDTWAASSAAPAEPLPVGVLPSGAARTDAAEAAPASPTTAIPDVPPARAVAEAHRSRIARRVTVADAGVAVAASAAGLVVGYAEGESVPELAALVIGANLFWFLRLWRSRPMAVPLLRLGTPELRQVLVTAQLVYGPLVVLELLFPQLLPHALFVASAPVGVLGALLVRLRFRRSAAAAAAVPTLVVGGFASATASARSLLRADTAGARVVGVCLPANDAVVVDALEIAGVRIPVVGTDRTVLDAVRETGSGLVVLTATDSLGPDDLRELMWQLAAEGVELVVAPGLPDVAGSRMVTGSVGRTPMTHVAAPRPARSHGPGKRALDLVVAGAGLLVAAPVMLAIAVAVKIDSRGPVLYRAQRVGAGGEAFDMIKFRSMYVDADTRRAVLADANMGAGPLFKVKNDPRVTRVGRFIRRYSLDELPQFFNVLGGSMSVVGPRPALAHEVEQYPPVMLRRMLVKPGVTGAWQVSGRSNLSWDESIRLDVGYVENWSLGADVGIIARTVRTVLTSDGAY
- a CDS encoding class I SAM-dependent methyltransferase encodes the protein MKCRLCGSSRLRSVVDLGATPPCEMFLTAEELDRPEPTYPLHLRICEECLLLQIPALILPEETFSEYAYFSSFSASWVDHARRFVDESIRRLDLGGDSLIVEVASNDGYLLQHAVAAGVPCLGIEPSVNVGQAARDRGVPTVTAFLGPETAAEVRAEHGPADLVVANNVYAHIPDLLGFTQGLRGLLADDGWLSIEVHHALALVAEGQFDTIYHEHFQYYTVLSAQRALATAGLTVVDVETIPTHGGSIRVWARPDGVAQAPSDRVREVLRIEEEAGLHALSGYTGMQSLADRARQDLLRFLLECRAAGKRVAGYGAPGKGNTLLNYCGIRPDLLEYTVDRNPYKHGRFTPGTRIPIHAPERLDADRPDVVVVLPWNLETEITEQLRPLIEQGTEVVYPMPQLHTARPVAATTEV
- a CDS encoding glucose-1-phosphate cytidylyltransferase gives rise to the protein MKVVLFCGGYGMRMRNTADDMVPKPMQLVGPRPLIWHVMRYYAHFGHTDFILCLGYGAQHIKNYFLNYRETESNDFVIRGGEVELLGADMRDWSITFVDTGLESAIGERLRRVRPYLGDDEYFLANYADVLSDAPMNTIIDRVRETGSAASMLLVPPQSSFHCVDVDGDDKVTGITPVSEFPIWENGGYFVLTQQVFDHLPPGGDLVADACTALSKQGKLLGYKHSGFWKPADTFKERADLDAGYARGDRPWMVWKDPVG
- a CDS encoding PIG-L deacetylase family protein yields the protein MIGLSAGRISEIAVLGAHCDDIAIGMGGTLLQLAEANPGLRVRAFVGSGAGTPREAEERAALAAFAPEAELHITVLDLPDGRAPAHWQREKSLLAQFKRSASPDIVFAPHRGDAHQDHRQLAELVPQEFRDHLILGYEILKWETDTPRPTVFNPLSAYAAMAKTRLLTEHYPSQVDHDWFDDESFLGLARLRGIQCRATYAEGFMLEKAIVDLGGNR
- a CDS encoding NAD-dependent epimerase/dehydratase family protein, translating into MKVLLTGSQGYLGTVMAPILRAAGHEVTGLDSGLFADRVLGPAVTDPPTITTDLRDVTVEELQGFDAVIHLAALSNDPLGSLAPEITYDINHAASSRLARLAKEAGVARFLYASTCSVYGAAGDGLVDEEAPLNPITPYAISKVRVEDDAAALADADFTPVFLRNATAFGFSPRLRADIVLNNLMGYAVLTGEVLVLSDGTPWRPLVHAQDIAHAFAACLTAPKETISGRAYNIGTERNNVTVAEIAQAVVDVVPGAAVRITGEAGNDPRSYRVDFSRARDELGFEARWTVADGAAELHRAYTEYGLSERAFHDDFTRLAVLKDLQARGTIDESMRRR
- the rfbC gene encoding dTDP-4-dehydrorhamnose 3,5-epimerase, encoding MRIEQTDLADVLLLVPTPHADDRGMFTRTFDAEIFDEYLGEPGAAARFVQDSQSRSVRGVLRGMHGRSGRGEAKLVRCAHGAVHDVLVDARPYSPTFGRSQAFRLDDEAFRTLYVPPGFLHGFQALTDVADVCYRIDRPHDPAEDLAVHHADPELALQWPLAATIVSARDRAAGSWADLRSRLG
- a CDS encoding class I SAM-dependent methyltransferase encodes the protein MRHARACRGCGSVKLTRVLDLGRVPAADFFPPAGSPVDPGESSHPLAMDLCAACGLAQLADDDTVADEPRGVEPRALREQAADAVARVAEAGLLRGTTVREFGSPHGGTWLPLLADRGFREAAGAADVVLDSFGIMHEPDQRAAFAARAAAVAPGGVLLLQYQPLGGIVEHLQWTALRHGHFGYYTLTALLRLLAAAGLEPVRAFEFDLYGGTVLLAVRHAGAADVVPGPGTADPTVRRILAAEAEAGLGTPAGVRTLSAAPADQARALREWAQRHAAAGRPVAAYGAASRAVALFALAGLDTALVTCVADASPSKQGRRMPGTDIPIVAPDHLGTLDGPVLLTLPDLHDEVLEAWPALRGRLVTQP
- a CDS encoding glutamate-1-semialdehyde 2,1-aminomutase, whose translation is MTEPDFTRSRALQGRLHHLVPGGAHTYARGADQYPEYMPPVLTRGRGARVWDADGNEYIEYGMGLRAVTLGHAYPPVVEAVRACLDDGLSFSRPTTTELAAAEDFLDLVPTADMVKFGKNGSDATTAALRLARAATGRDLVAVCDQPFFSVDDWFIGATDMAAGIPSATRELTVRFHYNDADSLRARFTEHPGRIAAVFLEAATALAEPEPGFLETVRALCDEHGALLVIDEMITGFRWSPHGAQSVYGVTPDLSCWGKAMGNGFPISALAGKREYMELGGLNTDAERVFLLSTTHGPESVSLTAFRAVARAYREGDPVAAMERAGRRLADGVNAAAESAGVGDAVRAIGRPSCLVFTTRDAEGAPSQPYRTLFLQELLRRGVLGQSFVISAAHTDDDVDRTVDAVARALVPYRKALEAGTVDGLLEGRPVAPALRRTAAPRRLPGGSPS
- a CDS encoding glycosyltransferase family 4 protein, which translates into the protein MTTPTRVLVVGPAPPGPTSRGGMATVIGHMAAQPDPSIQVRLLTTYVDGSRADKLRAGIAGMVRGTLAVLRGDADVLHVHLSHGGSVVRKAPMLWAARLRGVPAVVHGHSYDFGGWMARLPAPARVLVRAALPANRWLVLGRELATEYTAAMHLAPGTVEVLYNPVPARPARAGAPAPDGVVRAVALGRLGVRKGSYDLVAAVAALSPAVRARLQLTLAGDGEIDDVRAAVVAAGVGDAVTVYGWVDPAGRDALFAESQVFALPSYDEGLPMALLEAMAAGLAPLTTPVGAIPDAITDGEDGLLVPPGDVPALSTSLARLVENPALRTGIAAGAQRRAQDFAIEPWYKRLAALWIDLAKPAP